One Pararge aegeria chromosome 4, ilParAegt1.1, whole genome shotgun sequence DNA segment encodes these proteins:
- the LOC120637589 gene encoding U3 small nucleolar ribonucleoprotein protein IMP3, with protein sequence MVRKLKFHEQKLLKKVDFISWKVDNNINEVKTMKKYYIQKREDYTKYNKLSREIRELANKIKDLDANTEFRTEASAQLLEKLYQMGLIPTRWDLALASSVSASSFCRRRLPLVMKRNKMSENLKEATKFIEQGHVRVGPEVVKDPAFLVTRSLEDFVTWVDGSAIRKHVMEYNEMRDDFDML encoded by the exons atggtTCGAAAACTAAAGTTTCATGAGCAAAAATTGCTCAAAAAAGTAGACTTTATATCGTGGAAAGTTGATAACAATATAAATGAAGTTAAaactatgaaaaaatattatatacagaaGCGCGAAGATTATACCAA atataataaattatcaagAGAAATAAGAGAACTTGCAAACAAAATAAAGGATCTAGATGCTAACACTGAATTCAGAACAGAAGCTAGTGCACAGCTGTTAGAAAAATTGTATCAAATGGGGCTTATACCAACGAGGTGGGATTTGGCCCTGGCTAGCAGTGTATCGGCTAGCTCTTTCTGTCGAAGAAGACTACCGCTTGTTATGAAGAGAA ATAAAATGTCAGAGAATCTTAAAGAAGCGACAAAGTTCATAGAACAAGGCCATGTAAGGGTGGGACCAGAGGTTGTAAAGGACCCTGCATTCTTAGTAACTAGGTCACTTGAAGACTTTGTAACTTGGGTAGACGGTTCAGCCATTCGAAAACATGTCATGGAGTACAATGAGATG AGGGATGATTTTGACATGCTTTGA